The following proteins come from a genomic window of Alosa alosa isolate M-15738 ecotype Scorff River chromosome 2, AALO_Geno_1.1, whole genome shotgun sequence:
- the LOC125312274 gene encoding heterogeneous nuclear ribonucleoprotein A/B-like isoform X2 yields MMSETEQQFMETSENGNEVEEHFNSEEPVEQLEEEEETAIEKVEDAAEDAAEEAEVALEAEPEGDAEGDADAEDSQNGTSEGGQIDASKGEEDAGKMFVGGLSWDTSKKDLKDYFSKFGEVTDCTIKMDSNTGRSRGFGFVLFKEAASVEKVLQQKEHRLDGRQIDPKKAMAMKKEPVKKIFVGGLNPETEEEKIKEYFGTFGEIETVELPLDPKSEKRRGFVFITYKDESPVKKVLEKKFHHVNGSKCEVKVAQPKEVYQQQQFGSRGGGYGGGRGGRGRGGQNQNWNQGYNNYWNPSGYGNQGYGYGSQQGYGGYGPYGQYDYSSGYYGYGGYGYRPK; encoded by the exons ATGATGTCAGAAACCGAACAGCAATTTATGGAGACATCCGAAAATGGCAACGAAGTGGAAGAACATTTCAATAGCGAAGAACCCGTGGAACAGctagaggaggaagaagaaacgGCTATCGAAAAGGTAGAAGACGCAGCAGAAGACGCCGCAGAAGAGGCAGAGGTAGCGTTAGAAGCAGAGCCCGAGGGAGACGCAGAAGGAGACGCAGACGCAGAAGATTCTCAGAATGGAACATCAGAAGGCGGGCAGATTGACGCTAGCAAAGGCGAAGAAGACGCGGG TAAAATGTTTGTTGGAGGACTCAGTTGGGACACCAGCAAGAAAGATCTGAAAGATTACTTCTCAAAATTTGGAGAGGTCACTGATTGTACGATCAAAATGGACTCAAATACAGGGCGTTCAAGAGGATTTGGTTTTGTTCTCTTCAAAGAAGCAGCCAGTGTTGAAAAG GTGTTGCAACAAAAGGAGCATAGGTTAGATGGACGACAGATTGACCCCAAGAAAGCCATGGCGATGAAGAAGGAGCCGGTAAAGAAGATATTTGTTGGTGGCCTTAACCCTGAGACAGAAGAGGAAAAGATTAAAGAGTATTTTGGGACCTTTGGAGAG ATTGAAACCGTTGAATTGCCACTGGATCCCAAGTCGGAGAAAAGGAGGGGGTTTGTCTTTATCACATACAAAGATGAGTCTCCTGTCAAAAAGGTCCTGGAAAAGAAGTTTCATCATGTTAATGGAAGCAAG TGTGAAGTAAAAGTGGCCCAGCCTAAAGAGGTctatcagcagcagcagttcgGTAGCCGTGGGGGTGGctatggaggaggaagaggaggaagggggcgTGGTG GACAAAACCAGAACTGGAACCAGGGCTACAATAACTACTGGAACCCTAGTGGTTATGGCAACCAGGGCTACGGTTACGGCAGTCAACAGGGCTACGGCGGCTATGGACCTTATGGCCAGTATGACTATTCATCTGGTTACTATGGCTACGGAGGCTATGGCTACA GACCTAAATGA
- the LOC125312274 gene encoding heterogeneous nuclear ribonucleoprotein A/B-like isoform X1 — protein sequence MMSETEQQFMETSENGNEVEEHFNSEEPVEQLEEEEETAIEKVEDAAEDAAEEAEVALEAEPEGDAEGDADAEDSQNGTSEGGQIDASKGEEDAGKMFVGGLSWDTSKKDLKDYFSKFGEVTDCTIKMDSNTGRSRGFGFVLFKEAASVEKVLQQKEHRLDGRQIDPKKAMAMKKEPVKKIFVGGLNPETEEEKIKEYFGTFGEIETVELPLDPKSEKRRGFVFITYKDESPVKKVLEKKFHHVNGSKCEVKVAQPKEVYQQQQFGSRGGGYGGGRGGRGRGGQNQNWNQGYNNYWNPSGYGNQGYGYGSQQGYGGYGPYGQYDYSSGYYGYGGYGYNQGNTNYGKSPRRGGHQSSYKPY from the exons ATGATGTCAGAAACCGAACAGCAATTTATGGAGACATCCGAAAATGGCAACGAAGTGGAAGAACATTTCAATAGCGAAGAACCCGTGGAACAGctagaggaggaagaagaaacgGCTATCGAAAAGGTAGAAGACGCAGCAGAAGACGCCGCAGAAGAGGCAGAGGTAGCGTTAGAAGCAGAGCCCGAGGGAGACGCAGAAGGAGACGCAGACGCAGAAGATTCTCAGAATGGAACATCAGAAGGCGGGCAGATTGACGCTAGCAAAGGCGAAGAAGACGCGGG TAAAATGTTTGTTGGAGGACTCAGTTGGGACACCAGCAAGAAAGATCTGAAAGATTACTTCTCAAAATTTGGAGAGGTCACTGATTGTACGATCAAAATGGACTCAAATACAGGGCGTTCAAGAGGATTTGGTTTTGTTCTCTTCAAAGAAGCAGCCAGTGTTGAAAAG GTGTTGCAACAAAAGGAGCATAGGTTAGATGGACGACAGATTGACCCCAAGAAAGCCATGGCGATGAAGAAGGAGCCGGTAAAGAAGATATTTGTTGGTGGCCTTAACCCTGAGACAGAAGAGGAAAAGATTAAAGAGTATTTTGGGACCTTTGGAGAG ATTGAAACCGTTGAATTGCCACTGGATCCCAAGTCGGAGAAAAGGAGGGGGTTTGTCTTTATCACATACAAAGATGAGTCTCCTGTCAAAAAGGTCCTGGAAAAGAAGTTTCATCATGTTAATGGAAGCAAG TGTGAAGTAAAAGTGGCCCAGCCTAAAGAGGTctatcagcagcagcagttcgGTAGCCGTGGGGGTGGctatggaggaggaagaggaggaagggggcgTGGTG GACAAAACCAGAACTGGAACCAGGGCTACAATAACTACTGGAACCCTAGTGGTTATGGCAACCAGGGCTACGGTTACGGCAGTCAACAGGGCTACGGCGGCTATGGACCTTATGGCCAGTATGACTATTCATCTGGTTACTATGGCTACGGAGGCTATGGCTACA ACCAGGGCAATACAAACTATGGGAAAAGTCCAAGACGTGGAGGCCACCAGAGTAGCTACAAGCCATACTGA